The genomic interval GAGGATAACCAGAAAATAGCAGGAGAAACACCGCAAGGGCAGAGGCACTCAGTGATGCCAGGGAAACTATGCCCTTCCATCTGAAAATAAGACCCCAGAAGGCTAAAGAAACGATAGCTATGAAGGGAGATATGGCTGTCAGTGTTCCGAAGGCTGTAGCCACCCCCTTACCGCCTCTGAAGTTATGGAAGACAGGATACATGTGTCCCAGAAGGCTGGCGAGCCCTACAAAAAAGGCAGTCCAGCTCTCGAGCCCGAAGTAAAGCCTTGCGAGAAACATGGGCAACAGCCCCTTTGAAAAATCAAGAAGGAACACCAGGAGGGCATATTTCTTACCGAGAGCTCTTCCCACATTTGTGGCACCCACGTTCCCACTGCCCACAGACCTTATGTCAATGCCCTTTGCCTTTGCTATGTGTTCACCAAAAAGCACTGAACCGTAA from Aquificaceae bacterium carries:
- the plsY gene encoding glycerol-3-phosphate 1-O-acyltransferase PlsY, with protein sequence MDSVLLVLFAYLYGSVLFGEHIAKAKGIDIRSVGSGNVGATNVGRALGKKYALLVFLLDFSKGLLPMFLARLYFGLESWTAFFVGLASLLGHMYPVFHNFRGGKGVATAFGTLTAISPFIAIVSLAFWGLIFRWKGIVSLASLSASALAVFLLLFSGYPLRILLMALLMFFFVLYRHRENLIRLMEGREHSFKA